One segment of Gopherus flavomarginatus isolate rGopFla2 chromosome 8, rGopFla2.mat.asm, whole genome shotgun sequence DNA contains the following:
- the LOC127056797 gene encoding magnesium transporter NIPA2-like isoform X3, giving the protein MCHWNLTLDLLLLLLSFSGQGGHAYLREWLWWAGLLSMGVGEAANFAAYAFAPATLVTPLGALSVLVSAVLSSYFLNEHLNVHGKIGCILSVLGSTVMVIHAPQGEEVSSLESMAEKLKDPGFIAFAVCVLVSSILLIFVAGPRYGRSNVLVYVLVCSAIGSLSVSCVKGLGITLKELFAGKQVLKEPLGWILLICLVICISVQINYLNKALDIFNASVVTPIYYVLFTTAVMTCSAILFKEWQHMVLHNIIGTISGFLTIVSGIFLLHAFRDIPFTPDLLPLFLRQGRADLHTFRRGAEKHQSCLHQPLLGPEDIHNGSQSVEEEGESV; this is encoded by the exons ATGTGCCACTGGAACCTCACCCTGGATTTGTTGTTGCTCTTGCTTTCTTTCTCAGGACAAGGAGGTCATGCATACCTGAGGGAGTGGCTTTGGTGGGCAGGACTACTGTCCA TGGGAGTTGGAGAAGCAGCAAATTTTGCTGCATATGCCTTTGCCCCAGCAACACTAGTAACTCCACTGGGTGCATTAAGTGTTCTAGTCAG TGCAGTTTTGTCGTCCTACTTTCTGAATGAGCACCTGAATGTCCATGGAAAGATTGGCTGCATCTTGAGCGTTCTGGGCTCCACAGTGATGGTAATCCATGCTCCACAGGGGGAGGAGGTATCCAGCctggagtcaatggcagagaAGCTTAAAGATCCAG GGTTTATAGCCTTTGCAGTGTGTGTGCTGGTGAGCTCCATTCTCCTTATCTTTGTGGCTGGGCCCCGTTATGGGCGGAGCAACGTTCTGGTGTATGTTTTGGTCTGCTCTGCCATTGGCTCGCTCTCAGTGTCCTGTGTCAAGGGCTTGGGCATCACACTGAAGGAGCTGTTTGCTGGGAAGCAGGTCCTGAAAGAACCGCTGGGCTGGATACTCCTGATTTGCCTGGTGATCTGCATCAGTGTCCAGATTAACTACCTGAACAAGGCCTTGGACATCTTCAATGCGTCTGTGGTTACACCTATCTACTACGTCCTGTTTACCACAGCTGTCATGACTTGTTCCGCCATCCTCTTCAAGGAGTGGCAACACATGGTCCTACACAATATAATTGGCACTATAAGTGGCTTTCTAACCATAGTCTCTGGCATTTTCCTTCTGCATGCATTCAGAGACATCCCCTTCACTCCAGACCTGCTGCCCCTCTTCCTGAGGCAAGGAAGGGCAGATCTGCATACTTTCCGGAGGGGAGCAGAAAAACACCAGTCATGTCTACACCAGCCTCTTCTGGGCCCAGAGGACATCCACAATGGTTCTCAGAGTGTGGAGGAGGAAGGTGAAAGTGTATAA